A single genomic interval of Nitratidesulfovibrio sp. SRB-5 harbors:
- a CDS encoding FliH/SctL family protein → MSSSDSGKPERWGTIFMGPSPFAETTLSGMEGANPRPLWDETTEEEYMARVRAKAEARAREVLDKAAEVLAQARAEAEVLRAAAHEQGRNDGYADGMAQAQHELDEFRAAMGESVSAVLAAIQGQCSSIFAAWRGDLVDLMRTAVERSVGLVVDAERAAVLETLFVKSVQALESRRTLTIRVNPEDEPAVADIIAATKDRFPGLEAWSVRGDAGIGPGGMVVESRDGMVDNTIETRRRIIEDVLAGLTLPEDRP, encoded by the coding sequence ATGTCTTCGTCTGATTCCGGCAAGCCGGAACGGTGGGGCACCATCTTCATGGGGCCCAGCCCCTTTGCCGAGACCACCCTGTCCGGCATGGAGGGCGCCAACCCGCGCCCGCTGTGGGACGAGACAACCGAAGAGGAATACATGGCGCGCGTGCGCGCCAAGGCGGAAGCCAGGGCGCGCGAGGTGCTGGACAAGGCCGCAGAGGTGCTGGCCCAGGCCCGTGCAGAGGCCGAGGTGCTGCGCGCCGCCGCCCACGAGCAGGGCCGCAACGACGGCTACGCCGATGGCATGGCCCAGGCCCAGCACGAACTGGACGAGTTTCGCGCGGCCATGGGCGAATCGGTGTCCGCCGTGCTGGCCGCCATTCAGGGGCAGTGCTCGTCCATTTTCGCCGCGTGGCGCGGCGACCTGGTGGACCTGATGCGCACGGCGGTGGAACGCAGCGTGGGCCTGGTGGTGGACGCCGAGCGCGCCGCCGTGCTGGAGACGCTGTTCGTGAAGTCGGTGCAGGCGCTGGAAAGCCGCCGTACCCTGACCATTCGCGTGAACCCCGAGGACGAACCGGCCGTGGCCGACATCATCGCCGCCACCAAGGACCGCTTTCCCGGCCTGGAGGCCTGGAGCGTGCGCGGTGACGCGGGCATCGGCCCCGGCGGCATGGTGGTGGAAAGCCGTGACGGCATGGTGGACAACACCATCGAAACCCGCCGCAGGATCATCGAGGACGTGCTGGCCGGGCTGACCCTGCCCGAGGATCGCCCATGA
- the fliG gene encoding flagellar motor switch protein FliG: MATDQRLEQLKGPQKTAILLLALGDKFTAEIFKRMERQEIAAVSKAIVELDTVPKELVEDVLREFHHALVTGQDMIAGGAEAVKRMLMKNLDSETAKYIMDSLNLDSGPAPFRELGNVSPRLLAQILRNEHPQTLALILGHMHPDKAAELLTNLPAGVRPEVLMRLARLEAVPEDMLMEVDKVLQSQLIAMGGKEGKKVGGVPSVAEILNAVDRATEEEVLAEIEEESSQMAEDIRNLMFVFEDVKALDDRGIRELLKEISNEDLTMALRGASEDLRDKFFKNMSERAATMIREDLEIMGPTRLSDVEGAQQNVVKTVRRLETEGRIIVGRGGGDVFV, translated from the coding sequence ATGGCGACGGATCAAAGGTTGGAGCAGCTTAAGGGGCCCCAGAAGACGGCGATCCTGCTTCTCGCCCTGGGCGACAAGTTCACCGCCGAAATCTTCAAGCGCATGGAGCGGCAGGAAATCGCCGCCGTCTCCAAGGCCATCGTGGAACTGGACACCGTGCCCAAGGAGCTGGTGGAGGACGTCCTGCGCGAATTCCACCATGCCCTGGTCACCGGCCAGGACATGATCGCCGGCGGCGCCGAGGCCGTGAAGCGCATGCTCATGAAGAACCTGGACAGCGAGACCGCCAAGTACATCATGGACTCGCTGAACCTCGACTCCGGCCCCGCGCCCTTCCGCGAACTGGGCAACGTCAGCCCGCGCCTGCTGGCCCAGATCCTGCGCAACGAACACCCGCAGACCCTGGCGCTGATCCTGGGGCACATGCACCCGGACAAGGCCGCGGAACTTTTGACCAACCTGCCCGCGGGCGTGCGGCCCGAGGTGCTCATGCGCCTTGCCCGCCTGGAAGCCGTGCCCGAAGACATGCTGATGGAAGTGGACAAGGTGCTGCAAAGCCAGCTCATCGCCATGGGCGGCAAGGAAGGCAAGAAGGTGGGCGGCGTGCCCTCCGTGGCCGAAATCCTCAACGCCGTGGACCGCGCCACCGAAGAGGAAGTGCTGGCCGAAATCGAGGAAGAATCCTCGCAGATGGCCGAAGACATCCGCAACCTCATGTTCGTGTTCGAGGACGTGAAGGCGCTGGACGACCGGGGCATCCGCGAACTGCTCAAGGAAATCTCCAACGAGGACCTGACAATGGCCCTGCGCGGCGCCTCCGAGGATCTGCGCGACAAGTTCTTCAAGAACATGTCGGAACGCGCGGCCACCATGATCCGCGAAGACCTCGAGATCATGGGCCCCACGCGCCTGTCCGACGTGGAAGGCGCGCAGCAGAACGTCGTGAAGACGGTGCGCAGGCTGGAAACCGAGGGCCGCATCATCGTGGGCCGCGGAGGCGGAGATGTCTTCGTCTGA
- the fliF gene encoding flagellar basal-body MS-ring/collar protein FliF, translating to MAPALADVIQKAKGFWERISISQRIFIAGLAVAVVAVFFGLVFWMNRPDYRVLYSNLSPEDASRVVKLLQADKVAYKLESGGSSITVPADKVYDLRLKVAGEGNLVGQGIGFEIFDQVKVGQTDFVQKINYQRALQGELSRTISEFPNVESARVHLVIPHRSLFIEEQQKPSVSVVLKLRDSSKKLESKDVQAIVNLVVMAVEGLDKYKVSIADTTGKILYAPDEDGSITGMTTTQLDHKLRMQQTLERRIEELLYPVLGAGKIIAKVNADLDFSQRTIRKELYDPEKTVVRSEQRSEESQRGRSNLEAGSPDANFRGDSPTGGASTQEGNRETRTTNYEINKEEQNIVAQVGDISRLTVAVIVDGTYEKGADGQWAFVPRKAEDVERIRQLVGNAVGYDRARGDTIEVSSISFGGPDVPQESSLPQLVMDYALRLGKPLLNALLVFLFLVLVVRPVVLAMIRPRVEGEMIEGLEGLPEGEERLALIEGDEEVDALDALKKIEDIKAHALQMAEQNMDQAVSIIRSWLKHGDGSKVGAA from the coding sequence ATGGCTCCCGCTCTCGCAGACGTCATCCAGAAGGCCAAGGGCTTCTGGGAACGCATCTCCATCTCGCAGCGCATCTTCATCGCCGGTCTGGCCGTGGCGGTGGTGGCCGTGTTCTTCGGCCTGGTGTTCTGGATGAACCGTCCCGACTACCGGGTGCTGTACTCCAACCTGTCGCCCGAGGACGCCAGCCGCGTGGTCAAGCTGTTGCAGGCCGACAAGGTGGCCTACAAGCTGGAGAGCGGCGGCTCGTCCATCACCGTGCCCGCCGACAAGGTGTACGACCTGCGGTTGAAGGTGGCCGGTGAAGGCAATCTGGTGGGCCAGGGCATCGGCTTCGAGATTTTCGACCAGGTCAAGGTGGGCCAGACCGACTTCGTCCAGAAGATCAACTACCAGCGCGCCCTGCAGGGCGAACTTTCGCGCACCATCTCGGAATTTCCCAACGTGGAGAGCGCGCGGGTGCACCTGGTCATTCCGCACCGCAGCCTGTTCATCGAGGAACAGCAGAAGCCGTCCGTCTCGGTGGTGCTGAAGCTGCGCGACAGCAGCAAGAAGCTGGAGTCCAAGGACGTGCAGGCCATCGTCAATCTGGTGGTCATGGCCGTGGAAGGGCTGGACAAATACAAGGTGTCCATCGCCGACACCACCGGCAAGATCCTGTACGCCCCGGACGAGGACGGCAGCATCACCGGCATGACCACCACCCAGCTCGACCACAAGCTGCGCATGCAGCAGACCCTGGAGCGGCGCATAGAAGAGCTGCTCTACCCGGTGCTGGGCGCGGGCAAGATCATCGCCAAGGTCAACGCCGACCTCGACTTCAGCCAGCGTACCATCCGCAAGGAACTGTACGACCCCGAAAAGACCGTGGTGCGCAGTGAACAGCGCAGCGAAGAATCGCAGCGCGGCCGTTCCAACCTCGAAGCCGGTTCGCCCGACGCAAATTTCCGGGGCGATTCGCCCACGGGCGGCGCGTCCACCCAGGAAGGCAACCGCGAAACCCGCACCACCAACTACGAAATCAACAAGGAAGAACAGAATATCGTTGCCCAGGTGGGCGACATTTCCCGCCTGACCGTTGCGGTGATCGTGGACGGCACGTATGAGAAGGGGGCGGACGGACAGTGGGCCTTCGTTCCCCGCAAGGCCGAAGATGTCGAGCGCATCCGCCAGCTGGTGGGCAATGCCGTGGGGTACGACCGCGCGCGCGGCGACACCATAGAGGTCAGCAGCATTTCGTTCGGCGGGCCGGACGTGCCGCAGGAATCGAGCCTGCCCCAGTTGGTCATGGACTACGCCCTGCGCCTTGGCAAGCCGCTGCTCAACGCCCTGCTGGTCTTCCTGTTCCTGGTGCTGGTGGTGCGCCCGGTGGTGCTCGCCATGATCCGTCCCCGCGTGGAGGGAGAGATGATCGAAGGGTTGGAAGGTCTGCCCGAAGGTGAAGAGCGTCTTGCGCTCATCGAGGGCGACGAGGAAGTGGACGCGCTGGACGCGTTGAAGAAGATCGAGGACATCAAGGCTCACGCCCTGCAAATGGCCGAACAGAACATGGATCAGGCCGTGAGCATCATCAGGAGCTGGTTGAAGCATGGCGACGGATCAAAGGTTGGAGCAGCTTAA
- a CDS encoding FliI/YscN family ATPase codes for MSGLDPAACQRLLGEVQAMQTYGKVTKVVGLVAEGCGIKAPLGAVCHMLPEGCESGLVGGAVRQGAAPDPATCEGIAAEVVGFRDGNLLFMPYGDLRGIRPGSLIRNTSLPPVFPVGDALLGRAFDAFGAPLDSGAHVATTGVAPLYASPPNPLARPRISDPLDVGVRVINSLLTLGKGQRVGIMAGSGVGKSTLMGMMARYTVADVNVIGLIGERGREVVEFMEKDLGPEGMARSVLIVATSDQSPLVRMRAAYAATAVAEFFRDQGKDVLLMMDSVTRFAMAAREVGLAVGEPPTTKGYTPTVFAQLPKLLERAGRSEKGTITGIYTVLVDGDDFNEPIADAVRSILDGHIVLTRDLADMGHFPAIDVLRSISRLRSDICAKNVVDAGRVVTRHLATFRKAEDMINIGAYAQGSNPDIDKAIAMNGPINAFLRQDVTDAAPLADSFAQLQGLAAG; via the coding sequence CTGTCGGGGCTCGATCCTGCCGCCTGCCAGCGCCTGCTGGGCGAGGTGCAGGCCATGCAGACCTACGGCAAGGTCACCAAGGTGGTGGGCCTGGTTGCCGAAGGCTGCGGCATAAAGGCCCCGCTGGGCGCGGTGTGCCACATGCTGCCCGAAGGGTGCGAATCCGGCCTTGTGGGCGGTGCCGTGCGGCAGGGCGCCGCGCCAGACCCCGCCACCTGCGAGGGCATTGCCGCCGAGGTGGTGGGCTTTCGCGACGGCAACCTGCTGTTCATGCCCTATGGCGACCTGCGCGGCATCCGCCCCGGCAGCCTCATCCGCAACACCAGCCTGCCCCCCGTCTTTCCCGTGGGCGACGCCCTGCTGGGCCGCGCCTTCGACGCATTCGGCGCGCCGCTGGACAGCGGCGCCCATGTGGCCACCACCGGCGTGGCCCCCCTGTACGCCTCGCCCCCCAACCCGCTGGCCCGCCCCCGCATTTCCGACCCGCTGGACGTGGGGGTGCGCGTCATCAACAGCCTGCTCACCCTGGGCAAGGGGCAGCGCGTGGGCATCATGGCCGGTTCGGGCGTCGGCAAATCGACGCTCATGGGCATGATGGCCCGGTACACCGTGGCCGACGTGAACGTCATCGGCCTCATCGGCGAACGTGGCCGCGAGGTGGTGGAATTCATGGAAAAGGATCTGGGGCCGGAAGGCATGGCCCGGTCCGTGCTCATCGTGGCCACGTCCGACCAGTCGCCCCTGGTGCGCATGCGCGCCGCCTATGCCGCCACCGCCGTGGCCGAGTTTTTCCGCGACCAGGGCAAGGACGTGCTGCTGATGATGGATTCGGTGACGCGCTTCGCCATGGCCGCGCGCGAGGTGGGGCTGGCCGTGGGCGAACCGCCCACGACAAAGGGCTACACCCCCACCGTGTTCGCCCAGCTGCCCAAGCTGCTGGAACGCGCGGGCCGCAGCGAAAAGGGCACCATCACCGGCATCTACACCGTGCTCGTGGACGGCGACGACTTCAACGAACCCATTGCCGACGCGGTGCGCTCCATTCTGGACGGGCACATCGTGCTTACCCGCGACCTGGCCGACATGGGCCACTTTCCCGCCATCGACGTGCTGCGCTCCATCAGCCGGTTGCGCAGCGACATCTGCGCCAAGAACGTGGTGGACGCGGGCCGCGTGGTCACCCGGCACCTGGCCACCTTCCGCAAGGCCGAGGACATGATCAACATCGGGGCCTACGCGCAGGGCAGCAACCCGGACATCGACAAGGCCATCGCCATGAACGGCCCCATCAACGCCTTTCTGCGCCAGGACGTGACCGACGCCGCGCCGCTGGCAGATTCGTTCGCGCAGTTGCAGGGGTTGGCCGCCGGATAG
- a CDS encoding phosphatase PAP2 family protein, with amino-acid sequence MAGHPAHHTLFPHTPMLHIFDTPFTWDIEWLLRVNVDWRNAALDLLMPLVSSTLLLWVAIAACGALYLARSGKAGLRPLLALLLVVGIAAGLADASSNVFKKATDRVRPLKALPMVHYRDGGEWRQNPTDFKQRKNKGDSFVSAHAANTMAVAVALYAMLPGLGAACAGRRRDDAPSGPSGPSGLSGTNAASPRPASRLLYLAFLLPLVVGYSRLYLGKHYPSDVLGGWLVGLLAGCAAVWAWRLATGQRRTA; translated from the coding sequence ATGGCCGGACATCCGGCCCACCACACACTCTTTCCCCACACCCCCATGCTGCACATCTTCGACACCCCCTTCACGTGGGACATCGAGTGGCTGCTGCGCGTCAACGTGGACTGGCGCAACGCTGCGCTGGACCTGCTGATGCCGCTCGTCTCCAGCACCCTGCTGCTGTGGGTGGCCATTGCCGCCTGCGGAGCCCTGTACCTGGCCCGCAGCGGCAAGGCCGGGCTGCGGCCGCTGCTAGCCCTGCTGCTGGTGGTGGGCATTGCCGCCGGGCTGGCCGACGCCTCCAGCAACGTGTTCAAGAAGGCCACCGACCGGGTGCGCCCGCTGAAGGCCCTGCCGATGGTGCACTACCGCGACGGCGGGGAATGGCGGCAGAACCCGACGGACTTCAAGCAGCGCAAGAACAAGGGCGATTCCTTCGTCTCGGCCCATGCGGCCAACACCATGGCCGTGGCCGTTGCGCTGTACGCCATGCTGCCGGGCCTGGGCGCGGCCTGCGCCGGGCGACGCAGGGACGACGCCCCGTCTGGCCCGTCTGGCCCGTCTGGCCTATCTGGCACGAACGCGGCATCCCCGCGCCCCGCGTCCCGCCTGCTGTATCTGGCGTTCCTGCTGCCGCTGGTGGTGGGCTATTCGCGCCTGTACCTTGGCAAGCACTACCCTTCCGACGTGCTGGGCGGCTGGCTGGTGGGCCTGCTTGCCGGATGCGCGGCGGTGTGGGCATGGCGGCTGGCAACAGGGCAGCGACGCACCGCGTGA